GCAAGATGTGAAGGATGCCTTCGAAGCACTACCTTGGGTGCGCCATGCGAGTGTGCGCCGTGCTTGGCCCAATGGTTTGATTGTTAGCATCGAAGAGCAAAAACCCTTAGGAGTTTGGGGCAAGGCCGATCAACAAAAGTTACTCAATGTTCATGGTGAAGTATTTGATGGCTCAGTTGCGGAGCTTGATGAAAATAGTCCTCTGATTGAATTTAGTGGACCGGATGGTTCAAGCAAAGAAGTACTGCGTCTTTATCAAAAAGCCAGTACTTGGTTTAAACCATGGGATGCCGAGGTTAAATCATTAACGTTATCGGATCGCTATGCTTGGCATATCAAACTGAGCAATGGTGTGCGTATTGAGTTTGGGCGCGAAGAGGAGCAAGCCAAAGGTGCTCTGGATCAACGCGTTGCACAGCTTTTGCAATATTGGCCGCAGGTTCAGCAAAAATGG
This DNA window, taken from Polynucleobacter sp. HIN5, encodes the following:
- a CDS encoding cell division protein FtsQ/DivIB: MTVMQRISEAIGFAIAPIWNHAQRMQEITRWLVRFFILAIALFVLIWLSQQPVFTLKHLQIESAGHQDLKHVHLPAVRAQVLDKVQGNFFSVRLQDVKDAFEALPWVRHASVRRAWPNGLIVSIEEQKPLGVWGKADQQKLLNVHGEVFDGSVAELDENSPLIEFSGPDGSSKEVLRLYQKASTWFKPWDAEVKSLTLSDRYAWHIKLSNGVRIEFGREEEQAKGALDQRVAQLLQYWPQVQQKWPNRVDAVDLRYPNGFAVHIVGAPTKPSTPAIKVEIPKAYQIAILSHDEQRIEEWK